The Euphorbia lathyris chromosome 2, ddEupLath1.1, whole genome shotgun sequence genome includes a window with the following:
- the LOC136218960 gene encoding G-type lectin S-receptor-like serine/threonine-protein kinase At4g27290 isoform X2, translating into MDIYLQVFFIFLFKISTALDTIDSSQSLTDGNTLISKDGTFEVGFFSPEASTKRYLGIWYASIPVKTVVWVANRDNPINDSSGLLTINTAGIPVILSHNRTVIVWSAPNLSKQAQDTLLLQLLDTGNLVLRSKNDVVSGIYLWQSFDYPCDTLLPGMKLGWDLKTGINRNLSSWKSSNDPSVGDFRWEVELQSNNPQLVMWKGTEKFYISGPWTGSTFSAIQRLRRNPIFTFNFVSNEEEVYYMYILKNSSVFTRIVMNQTTQDRKRYTWNDVTKNWKLYDAVPRDRCDNYGMCGVYGSCNINELPICQCLQGFRPKSLEQWNQLDWSLGCVRNKPLNCSKGDAFVKYIRLKLPDPTNSWVSKTMNLKECEAKCLRNCSCMAYSNADFTGKSSGCTIWFNDLIDFREFPDGVQYLYIRMSSSEIGKGNTTVKRVGIILAPIVFISGMLMIWFYITKTKRAWREAAENNTQIDQDYNCYSQEMEAVFQLATIVNATNNFSINNKIGEGGFGPVFRGTVIDGREIAVKKQSKSSGQGLTEFKNEVALIAKLQHRNLVKLLGCCIQGEEKMLVYEYMPNGSLDSFIFDERKSQLLDWAKRYHIICGIARGLLYLHQDSRLRIIHRDLKASNILLDKRMSPKISDFGMAKSIRGEQTQGSTNRVVGTYGYMAPEYATYGRFSIKSDVFSFGIIVLEIVSGKRSRGFDHPNHSHNLIGHAWELWKEERSLELVDSMLMESSQSHLSEVMRCINVSLLCVQQNVEDRPSMGSVILMLGSEISLPQPKEPGFFKCSDASQPQYSTNQISFSLFDPR; encoded by the exons ATGGATATTTATTTacaggtctttttcattttcctctTCAAGATCTCTACTGCTCTAGACACGATTGATTCTTCTCAATCTTTAACAGATGGCAACACTCTAATCTCCAAAGATGGAACCTTTGAAGTGGGTTTCTTCAGTCCAGAAGCTTCCACAAAACGTTACCTTGGAATTTGGTATGCAAGCATCCCAGTCAAAACTGTTGTTTGGGTTGCAAACCGGGACAATCCAATCAATGATTCTTCCGGTTTGTTGACCATAAACACTGCAGGCATTCCTGTGATTCTCAGTCACAATAGGACTGTTATTGTGTGGTCAGCACCTAACTTATCAAAACAAGCGCAAGATACTCTCTTGCTGCAGCTTCTAGACACAGGGAATCTTGTCCTAAGAAGCAAAAACGATGTTGTTTCAGGAATATACTTGTGGCAAAGCTTTGACTATCCATGTGATACGCTGCTACCAGGCATGAAACTTGGCTGGGACTTAAAAACTGGAATCAATAGAAACTTATCATCTTGGAAAAGCTCCAACGATCCGTCTGTTGGAGACTTTAGATGGGAAGTAGAATTGCAGAGTAATAATCCTCAGTTAGTAATGTGGAAAGGCACAGAGAAGTTCTACATCAGCGGCCCCTGGACTGGCAGTACATTCAGCGCCATCCAGAGACTAAGGCGTAACCCAATTTTCACCTTCAATTTCGTTTCGAATGAAGAAGAAGTTTATTACATGTACATCCTCAAAAATAGTTCTGTGTTTACAAGGATAGTTATGAATCAGACAACCCAGGACCGTAAGAGGTACACATGGAATGATGTTACTAAAAATTGGAAACTTTATGATGCTGTGCCAAGAGATCGCTGTGATAATTATGGCATGTGTGGTGTTTATGGGAGTTGTAACATTAATGAATTGCCGATTTGTCAATGTTTACAAGGGTTCAGGCCTAAATCATTGGAGCAATGGAACCAACTTGATTGGTCTCTAGGGTGTGTGCGGAATAAGCCATTGAATTGTAGCAAGGGAGATGCATTTGTCAAATATATCAGATTAAAATTGCCTGATCCTACAAATTCTTGGGTCAGTAAAACGATGAATCTGAAAGAATGCGAGGCTAAATGTTTACGAAATTGTTCATGTATGGCGTATTCCAATGCAGATTTTACAGGAAAAAGCAGTGGATGTACCATTTGGTTTAATGATTTGATAGATTTCAGAGAATTTCCAGATGGAGTACAATACCTCTATATTCGAATGAGCTCATCAGAAATAG GGAAAGGAAATACTACAGTCAAGAGAGTTGGAATAATCTTGGCTCCCATAGTCTTCATCTCTGGGATGCTTATGATCTGGTTTTACATTACAAAGACGAAGAGGGCGTGGAGAG AAGCAGCAGAAAATAATACACAAATTGATCAGGATTATAATTGCTACTCCCAAGAGATGGAAGCTGTTTTTCAATTAGCTACAATAGTTAATGCCACCAATAACTTTTCAATCAACAATAAGATTGGTGAAGGTGGTTTTGGACCTGTGTTCAGG GGAACAGTTATAGATGGACGAGAAATTGCTGTGAAGAAGCAATCAAAGAGTTCTGGACAAGGATTAACTGAATTCAAAAACGAAGTCGCACTAATAGCAAAACTCCAGCACCGAAATCTTGTCAAGCTTCTTGGTTGTTGCATTCAAGGAGAGGAGAAAATGTTGGTGTATGAATACATGCCCAACGGAAGTCTGGACTCTTTCATTTTTG ATGAGAGAAAAAGTCAATTGCTTGATTGGGCTAAACGATACCACATAATATGTGGGATTGCCAGAGGGCTTTTGTATCTGCATCAAGATTCCAGGCTGAGGATTATACATAGAGATCTCAAAGCAAGTAACATATTACTTGATAAACGTATGAGCCctaaaatttcagattttggaaTGGCCAAATCGATTAGAGGTGAACAGACTCAAGGAAGCACAAATAGGGTGGTTGGAACATA TGGATATATGGCACCAGAATATGCAACATATGGTAGATTCTCGATCAAATCAGATGTGTTTAGCTTTGGGATTATAGTGCTAGAGATAGTAAGTGGAAAGAGAAGTCGAGGATTTGATCATCCAAACCATAGCCATAACCTGATTGGACAT GCATGGGAATTGTGGAAAGAAGAGAGGTCCCTGGAATTAGTAGATTCAATGTTAATGGAGTCCAGCCAAAGCCATTTATCAGAGGTAATGAGATGCATAAATGTGAGTCTGCTGTGTGTGCAGCAGAACGTTGAGGACAGGCCAAGCATGGGATCTGTAATATTGATGTTAGGGAGTGAGATTTCACTGCCTCAACCCAAAGAACCTGGATTTTTTAAGTGCAGTGATGCTTCTCAACCACAATACTCCACCAATCAAATCTCATTCTCTTTATTTGATCCTCGATAG
- the LOC136218960 gene encoding G-type lectin S-receptor-like serine/threonine-protein kinase At4g27290 isoform X1 yields the protein MDIYLQVFFIFLFKISTALDTIDSSQSLTDGNTLISKDGTFEVGFFSPEASTKRYLGIWYASIPVKTVVWVANRDNPINDSSGLLTINTAGIPVILSHNRTVIVWSAPNLSKQAQDTLLLQLLDTGNLVLRSKNDVVSGIYLWQSFDYPCDTLLPGMKLGWDLKTGINRNLSSWKSSNDPSVGDFRWEVELQSNNPQLVMWKGTEKFYISGPWTGSTFSAIQRLRRNPIFTFNFVSNEEEVYYMYILKNSSVFTRIVMNQTTQDRKRYTWNDVTKNWKLYDAVPRDRCDNYGMCGVYGSCNINELPICQCLQGFRPKSLEQWNQLDWSLGCVRNKPLNCSKGDAFVKYIRLKLPDPTNSWVSKTMNLKECEAKCLRNCSCMAYSNADFTGKSSGCTIWFNDLIDFREFPDGVQYLYIRMSSSEIGKGNTTVKRVGIILAPIVFISGMLMIWFYITKTKRAWREAAENNTQIDQDYNCYSQEMEAVFQLATIVNATNNFSINNKIGEGGFGPVFRGTVIDGREIAVKKQSKSSGQGLTEFKNEVALIAKLQHRNLVKLLGCCIQGEEKMLVYEYMPNGSLDSFIFADERKSQLLDWAKRYHIICGIARGLLYLHQDSRLRIIHRDLKASNILLDKRMSPKISDFGMAKSIRGEQTQGSTNRVVGTYGYMAPEYATYGRFSIKSDVFSFGIIVLEIVSGKRSRGFDHPNHSHNLIGHAWELWKEERSLELVDSMLMESSQSHLSEVMRCINVSLLCVQQNVEDRPSMGSVILMLGSEISLPQPKEPGFFKCSDASQPQYSTNQISFSLFDPR from the exons ATGGATATTTATTTacaggtctttttcattttcctctTCAAGATCTCTACTGCTCTAGACACGATTGATTCTTCTCAATCTTTAACAGATGGCAACACTCTAATCTCCAAAGATGGAACCTTTGAAGTGGGTTTCTTCAGTCCAGAAGCTTCCACAAAACGTTACCTTGGAATTTGGTATGCAAGCATCCCAGTCAAAACTGTTGTTTGGGTTGCAAACCGGGACAATCCAATCAATGATTCTTCCGGTTTGTTGACCATAAACACTGCAGGCATTCCTGTGATTCTCAGTCACAATAGGACTGTTATTGTGTGGTCAGCACCTAACTTATCAAAACAAGCGCAAGATACTCTCTTGCTGCAGCTTCTAGACACAGGGAATCTTGTCCTAAGAAGCAAAAACGATGTTGTTTCAGGAATATACTTGTGGCAAAGCTTTGACTATCCATGTGATACGCTGCTACCAGGCATGAAACTTGGCTGGGACTTAAAAACTGGAATCAATAGAAACTTATCATCTTGGAAAAGCTCCAACGATCCGTCTGTTGGAGACTTTAGATGGGAAGTAGAATTGCAGAGTAATAATCCTCAGTTAGTAATGTGGAAAGGCACAGAGAAGTTCTACATCAGCGGCCCCTGGACTGGCAGTACATTCAGCGCCATCCAGAGACTAAGGCGTAACCCAATTTTCACCTTCAATTTCGTTTCGAATGAAGAAGAAGTTTATTACATGTACATCCTCAAAAATAGTTCTGTGTTTACAAGGATAGTTATGAATCAGACAACCCAGGACCGTAAGAGGTACACATGGAATGATGTTACTAAAAATTGGAAACTTTATGATGCTGTGCCAAGAGATCGCTGTGATAATTATGGCATGTGTGGTGTTTATGGGAGTTGTAACATTAATGAATTGCCGATTTGTCAATGTTTACAAGGGTTCAGGCCTAAATCATTGGAGCAATGGAACCAACTTGATTGGTCTCTAGGGTGTGTGCGGAATAAGCCATTGAATTGTAGCAAGGGAGATGCATTTGTCAAATATATCAGATTAAAATTGCCTGATCCTACAAATTCTTGGGTCAGTAAAACGATGAATCTGAAAGAATGCGAGGCTAAATGTTTACGAAATTGTTCATGTATGGCGTATTCCAATGCAGATTTTACAGGAAAAAGCAGTGGATGTACCATTTGGTTTAATGATTTGATAGATTTCAGAGAATTTCCAGATGGAGTACAATACCTCTATATTCGAATGAGCTCATCAGAAATAG GGAAAGGAAATACTACAGTCAAGAGAGTTGGAATAATCTTGGCTCCCATAGTCTTCATCTCTGGGATGCTTATGATCTGGTTTTACATTACAAAGACGAAGAGGGCGTGGAGAG AAGCAGCAGAAAATAATACACAAATTGATCAGGATTATAATTGCTACTCCCAAGAGATGGAAGCTGTTTTTCAATTAGCTACAATAGTTAATGCCACCAATAACTTTTCAATCAACAATAAGATTGGTGAAGGTGGTTTTGGACCTGTGTTCAGG GGAACAGTTATAGATGGACGAGAAATTGCTGTGAAGAAGCAATCAAAGAGTTCTGGACAAGGATTAACTGAATTCAAAAACGAAGTCGCACTAATAGCAAAACTCCAGCACCGAAATCTTGTCAAGCTTCTTGGTTGTTGCATTCAAGGAGAGGAGAAAATGTTGGTGTATGAATACATGCCCAACGGAAGTCTGGACTCTTTCATTTTTG CAGATGAGAGAAAAAGTCAATTGCTTGATTGGGCTAAACGATACCACATAATATGTGGGATTGCCAGAGGGCTTTTGTATCTGCATCAAGATTCCAGGCTGAGGATTATACATAGAGATCTCAAAGCAAGTAACATATTACTTGATAAACGTATGAGCCctaaaatttcagattttggaaTGGCCAAATCGATTAGAGGTGAACAGACTCAAGGAAGCACAAATAGGGTGGTTGGAACATA TGGATATATGGCACCAGAATATGCAACATATGGTAGATTCTCGATCAAATCAGATGTGTTTAGCTTTGGGATTATAGTGCTAGAGATAGTAAGTGGAAAGAGAAGTCGAGGATTTGATCATCCAAACCATAGCCATAACCTGATTGGACAT GCATGGGAATTGTGGAAAGAAGAGAGGTCCCTGGAATTAGTAGATTCAATGTTAATGGAGTCCAGCCAAAGCCATTTATCAGAGGTAATGAGATGCATAAATGTGAGTCTGCTGTGTGTGCAGCAGAACGTTGAGGACAGGCCAAGCATGGGATCTGTAATATTGATGTTAGGGAGTGAGATTTCACTGCCTCAACCCAAAGAACCTGGATTTTTTAAGTGCAGTGATGCTTCTCAACCACAATACTCCACCAATCAAATCTCATTCTCTTTATTTGATCCTCGATAG
- the LOC136218960 gene encoding G-type lectin S-receptor-like serine/threonine-protein kinase SD1-1 isoform X3: MSSSEIGKGNTTVKRVGIILAPIVFISGMLMIWFYITKTKRAWREAAENNTQIDQDYNCYSQEMEAVFQLATIVNATNNFSINNKIGEGGFGPVFRGTVIDGREIAVKKQSKSSGQGLTEFKNEVALIAKLQHRNLVKLLGCCIQGEEKMLVYEYMPNGSLDSFIFADERKSQLLDWAKRYHIICGIARGLLYLHQDSRLRIIHRDLKASNILLDKRMSPKISDFGMAKSIRGEQTQGSTNRVVGTYGYMAPEYATYGRFSIKSDVFSFGIIVLEIVSGKRSRGFDHPNHSHNLIGHAWELWKEERSLELVDSMLMESSQSHLSEVMRCINVSLLCVQQNVEDRPSMGSVILMLGSEISLPQPKEPGFFKCSDASQPQYSTNQISFSLFDPR; the protein is encoded by the exons ATGAGCTCATCAGAAATAG GGAAAGGAAATACTACAGTCAAGAGAGTTGGAATAATCTTGGCTCCCATAGTCTTCATCTCTGGGATGCTTATGATCTGGTTTTACATTACAAAGACGAAGAGGGCGTGGAGAG AAGCAGCAGAAAATAATACACAAATTGATCAGGATTATAATTGCTACTCCCAAGAGATGGAAGCTGTTTTTCAATTAGCTACAATAGTTAATGCCACCAATAACTTTTCAATCAACAATAAGATTGGTGAAGGTGGTTTTGGACCTGTGTTCAGG GGAACAGTTATAGATGGACGAGAAATTGCTGTGAAGAAGCAATCAAAGAGTTCTGGACAAGGATTAACTGAATTCAAAAACGAAGTCGCACTAATAGCAAAACTCCAGCACCGAAATCTTGTCAAGCTTCTTGGTTGTTGCATTCAAGGAGAGGAGAAAATGTTGGTGTATGAATACATGCCCAACGGAAGTCTGGACTCTTTCATTTTTG CAGATGAGAGAAAAAGTCAATTGCTTGATTGGGCTAAACGATACCACATAATATGTGGGATTGCCAGAGGGCTTTTGTATCTGCATCAAGATTCCAGGCTGAGGATTATACATAGAGATCTCAAAGCAAGTAACATATTACTTGATAAACGTATGAGCCctaaaatttcagattttggaaTGGCCAAATCGATTAGAGGTGAACAGACTCAAGGAAGCACAAATAGGGTGGTTGGAACATA TGGATATATGGCACCAGAATATGCAACATATGGTAGATTCTCGATCAAATCAGATGTGTTTAGCTTTGGGATTATAGTGCTAGAGATAGTAAGTGGAAAGAGAAGTCGAGGATTTGATCATCCAAACCATAGCCATAACCTGATTGGACAT GCATGGGAATTGTGGAAAGAAGAGAGGTCCCTGGAATTAGTAGATTCAATGTTAATGGAGTCCAGCCAAAGCCATTTATCAGAGGTAATGAGATGCATAAATGTGAGTCTGCTGTGTGTGCAGCAGAACGTTGAGGACAGGCCAAGCATGGGATCTGTAATATTGATGTTAGGGAGTGAGATTTCACTGCCTCAACCCAAAGAACCTGGATTTTTTAAGTGCAGTGATGCTTCTCAACCACAATACTCCACCAATCAAATCTCATTCTCTTTATTTGATCCTCGATAG